The proteins below are encoded in one region of Helicoverpa armigera isolate CAAS_96S chromosome 11, ASM3070526v1, whole genome shotgun sequence:
- the LOC110378394 gene encoding protein FAM135A isoform X3 has translation MTDLQATFEFSVELYKFYNVDLFQRGLYQVRVGLRVSPKVPVHIEASVSSGNGAARTGRPAANASLIGGLAASRAFQIMYRNEEVTLRDIVHFRAHLLVDSRSLKESLERAEWSLGVELWCSEGAQSSTLAPVSCRVLKLHFQPAQGLHYHLPVLFDYFHLSSVSITIHASLVALHQPYINTPRSSKQWGKLMKSAGSNFNTSGSFENVLFGSTGKCAGGNSSKIAHARQVHAEVCGILLGSLEGLQSALAICGSPGILLTPEESSSNSVVGEVAQRIKDLSDFGKTFQKSECGEEEEWAMSAAHDIARLCAEVTLRWRAFLHHTSDRPHVHHALAARHHALRIKRFSECFFVLDNPRHSLAGCYDSNYQSYQSVGEVARRSRYLALLPPLPVHCIALDGDPHIMPIIFEDRYQDTAEFARRRSFLNSSASKSGSDPFLCSEPLGDDCACSVSSLMDSRRPSSEASRVTLTLPKTIMDVLEPQFNAPKSSSSVVQATLTLAPQKSARGSPKRALVKQNVVELPKAHNKQLELTGRNRYIVQNNQISEIQLPPNNAFASCPIQQGQQMSRYSASTLLDMNSAKSASNVSRLGKEQSEPGLEVFRQKHEITSGVSTLPARHSKSLDQLRVSQMTPLNTAQTLTKTVRNGSNASVNYPKPYLPPQQVKPTTLPRSVTTSAYPTNTTTRCSSKGDDYRRNISEFREKYKNPCIKNVGHGVNNEVFHNVGYNYDGGMKSNPNQVYGYTFGNQGNLQVNNVIRNPLEFQRGYSVNLPRPMLPPRNSYPPVSGKNQVTDQNNLVSNKHVHRSNSTHVFHQKNVENQQIDIEAARNQLRHELNYYLQKGDWSYDFNTGSLIQNYQKKSSKSSDDSGFVMTLDRSSDGTSKSTYSKTPPSTPHSTMPSVRHKKSRSKESKLNQSGKENTKMNSSRDSLSSHHSIKSRDSKSDRHTSKSERSTPKSDRATPRSGKSTPKSGGFTPKSGLATPKSGRATPKSGATTPKSGRSSGKPEKRTKHKPSEKMTQLMSEAASSSSNESIPFELRRLESSTSVPYSLDHGPELLRHCRSAASVLDEPNMNNTFGSESLPNLAPPPAFESPPLDIADKDFKILPPKNFLNKEEKRRRSTSTSSLSEQSGWVSSGRSSGPSSPDNASCQLNQNFAAGKPAAPKPTGTTNKNYEGPTDPRKTDGEPISDFKRTVLNGEQLRERLLKLAVKVAQNTSNEKIECCDKEVCEECTICSDSICTDSQCEYNKLMHSNGIDAGCNSDTCTASCFQQMAEVTAVKGNQRHNSFSAVQGKTYSSSSKSLNEGTVKKSQTISDNLHPYIRKEMPQKPQPTPAKSQSLDKSKLKDRIQYTEKLIAAEIRSLTVDRSCVKPSSHKKGSSQKYSNKAKSEIDLAHFVGDNDYEHLPPPQQFRDAPPPPDEFKDPPTKSPKLSRQSSKSSTPSKTPRKQQQQTSSLQLDNPLYHVCEGIMERRKLRPHQSVNSGSAPSGGTLNKSQSTGELASRNDTEQRESNLISIFGLAESERLFVKCREEFRQSVKYPGAIYSDFPPVENSLPYFHISDEYRMFNPEGLHLIICVHGLDGNAADLRLVKTYLELGLPGARLDFLMSERNQGDTFSDFDTMTDRLVQEILTHIQNSSDPARISFVGHSLGTIIIRSALARPQMKPYLGKLHTFLSLSGPHLGTLYNSSGLVNAGMWFMQKWKKSGSLLQLSLRDASDPRRSFLYRLSERSQLHQFKHILLCGSGQDRYVPLHSARLELCKAAAKDTSLLGQAYREMVHNMVSPLAARASSVSVVRYDVQHALPHTASALVGRAAHIAALDSDLFIEKFLLVSALKYFR, from the exons ACTATACCAAGTGCGCGTGGGCCTTCGCGTATCTCCGAAGGTCCCGGTACACATTGAAGCGTCAGTGTCAAGCGGCAATGGCGCCGCCCGCACCGGCCGACCAGCCGCCAACGCGTCGCTCATCGGTGGCCTGGCTGCGTCTCGAGCCTTCCAGATCATGTACCGCAATGAGGAGGTCACTCTACGGGACATCGTGCATTTTAGAGCTCATCTCTTAG TGGACAGTCGGAGTCTCAAGGAGTCGCTGGAGAGGGCAGAATGGAGTCTTGGAGTGGAGCTGTGGTGCAGCGAGGGTGCGCAGTCCAGCACCCTGGCTCCCGTGTCCTGTCGGGTGCTGAAGCTGCACTTCCAGCCTGCACAAGGCCTCCACTACCACCTGCCCGTTCTATTCGACTACTTCCACCTGTCATCAGTGTCCATCACCATCCATGCGAGCCTTGTTGCTTTACATCAGCCTTATAtcaa tactcCTCGCTCAAGTAAACAGTGGGGCAAATTGATGAAGAGTGCTGGATCCAACTTCAACACTTCTGGGAGCTTCGAGAATGTACTCTTTGGCTCCACCGGCAAGTGCGCCGGAGGCAACTCTAGCAAGATCGCGCATGCTCG GCAAGTCCACGCAGAAGTATGCGGGATCCTGCTAGGGTCTCTGGAAGGGCTACAAAGTGCTCTAGCTATATGTGGCTCTCCAGGCATCCTGCTTACTCCTGAGGAGTCATCGTCCAACTCCGTCGTTGGAGAAGTCGCGCAAAGAATAAAGGACCTTAGCGACTTTGGGAAG ACATTCCAGAAGTCAGAATGCGGCGAGGAGGAGGAGTGGGCGATGAGCGCGGCGCACGACATCGCGCGGCTGTGCGCCGAGGTGACGCTGCGCTGGCGCGCCTTCCTGCACCACACCTCCGACCGCCCGCACGTGCACCACGCGCTCGCCGCCAGGCATCATGCGCTAcg CATCAAGCGTTTCTCCGAATGCTTCTTCGTGCTGGACAACCCTCGGCACTCGCTGGCGGGGTGCTACGACAGCAACTACCAGTCGTACCAGAGCGTCGGCGAGGTGGCGCGAAGGTCTCGCTACTTGGCGCTGCTGCCGCCGCTGCCGGTACACTGCATCGCGTTGGATGGAGACCCGCATATCATGCCTATTATATTTGAAGACAG ataTCAAGACACAGCAGAATTTGCGCGACGGCGATCATTCCTGAATTCAAGTGCGAGTAAATCTGGAAGCG ATCCATTCCTCTGTTCGGAGCCTCTTGGAGACGACTGTGCTTGTAGTGTTAGTTCTCTCATGGACTCCAGAAGACCTTCATCCGAAGCATCCAGAGTTACTCTCACACTGCCCAAAACCATCATGGACGTTCTTGAACCGCAATTCAACGCACCTAAATCCAGTTCTAGTGTCGTGCAAGCAACTCTGACTTTGGCTCCCCAGAAATCAGCCCGCGGATCACCCAAACGAGCTTTAGTGAAACAAAATGTAGTTGAACTACCAAAAGCACATAACAAACAACTCGAGCTTACTGGAAGAAATAGGTACATTGTGCAAAACAATCAAATTAGCGAGATTCAACTCCCACCGAACAATGCATTCGCCTCATGCCCGATACAACAAGGACAGCAAATGTCTCGATACTCCGCATCAACTCTGCTTGATATGAATTCGGCAAAAAGTGCTTCAAACGTTTCGCGTCTAGGAAAAGAGCAATCAGAGCCAGGACTAGAAGTGTTTCGACAAAAACATGAGATCACTAGCGGAGTGAGTACTCTACCCGCTAGGCACAGCAAATCTCTAGATCAGTTGAGGGTATCGCAGATGACACCGCTCAACACTGCTCAAACATTGACAAAGACTGTGCGAAATGGTTCTAATGCTTCTGTCAACTACCCAAAACCATATCTACCGCCGCAACAAGTAAAGCCAACAACATTGCCTAGAAGCGTTACTACTAGTGCTTATCCAACGAATACAACGACTAGATGCAGTTCCAAAGGAGATGACTATAGAAGAAATATAAGTGAATTtagagaaaaatacaaaaatccttGTATTAAAAACGTTGGGCATGGAGTGAACAATGAAGTGTTCCATAATGTAGGATACAATTACGACGGTGGAATGAAATCTAATCCTAACCAAGTGTACGGCTATACTTTCGGTAATCAGGGTAATCTGCAAGTAAACAATGTTATTCGTAATCCGTTAGAATTTCAAAGAGGCTACAGTGTAAATTTACCCCGTCCTATGTTGCCTCCACGTAATTCTTACCCACCGGTTAGTGGTAAAAATCAAGTGACTGATCAAAATAACTTAGTTTCTAATAAGCACGTACATAGATCTAATTCTACGCATGTGTTTCATCAAAAAAATGTGGAAAATCAACAAATTGACATTGAAGCTGCACGTAATCAACTCAGGCATGAGCTGAATTATTATCTGCAAAAGGGTGACTGGAGTTACGATTTCAATACAGGAAGTTTAATCCAAAACTATCAAAAGAAATCGAGTAAAAGTAGTGACGACAGTGGATTTGTTATGACTTTAGATAGAAGCAGCGATGGAACATCAAAATCAACGTATTCAAAGACTCCTCCGTCTACCCCTCATTCAACAATGCCATCTGTGAGGCATAAGAAAAGCAGATCCAAAGAATCTAAACTAAATCAAAGTGGgaaagaaaatactaaaatGAACTCGAGTAGAGATTCATTGAGCAGTCATCATTCCATTAAATCACGAGATAGTAAATCAGACCGGCATACATCAAAGTCTGAACGTAGTACTCCAAAATCGGACCGCGCAACACCACGTTCTGGCAAGTCTACGCCCAAGTCCGGTGGATTTACTCCAAAGTCAGGTCTGGCTACACCTAAATCTGGTCGAGCGACTCCGAAATCCGGTGCGACAACGCCAAAAAGTGGTAGGTCGAGTGGCAAACCAGAGAAACGTACGAAACACAAACCATCAGAGAAGATGACTCAACTGATGTCAGAAGCTGCATCATCATCAAGCAACGAAAGTATACCTTTTGAGTTGAGAAGATTAGAGTCTTCTACGAGTGTTCCGTACAGTCTTGACCATGGTCCAGAATTGTTACGACACTGCAGAAGTGCTGCATCAGTCTTAGACGAACCTAACATGAACAATACATTTGGATCTGAATCTTTGCCTAATTTAGCTCCACCACCAGCTTTTGAGTCACCGCCTCTTGATATAGCGGACAAAGACTTCAAAATACTACCTCCTAAAAACTTCttgaataaagaagaaaaacgACGTAGAAGCACATCGACGTCTAGTCTGAGTGAACAAAGTGGCTGGGTATCTAGTGGACGCAGTTCGGGGCCCTCTTCTCCAGATAATGCAAGTTGTCAATTAAACCAGAATTTCGCCGCTGGAAAACCAGCTGCACCTAAACCTACTGgtacaacaaataaaaactacgaAGGACCAACCGATCCTCGTAAAACCGATGGTGAACCTATCAGTGACTTTAAACGAACAGTTCTTAATGGAGAGCAGTTACGAGAACGACTCTTAAAGTTAGCTGTCAAGGTAGCCCAGAATACTTCCAATGAGAAGATAGAATGCTGTGATAAGGAAGTGTGTGAAGAATGCACCATATGTAGTGACTCCATATGCACCGATAGCCAATGCGAATATAATAAACTAATGCACAGTAATGGTATAGACGCGGGATGCAACTCAGATACTTGTACGGCAAGCTGCTTCCAACAAATGGCTGAAGTTACTGCAGTGAAAGGAAATCAAAGGCATAATTCTTTCAGTGCTGTCCAAGGAAAGACGTATAGTTCATCTTCTAAAAGTCTAAATGAAGGCACGGTGAAAAAGTCACAAACAATTAGTGACAATCTACATCCTTACATAAGGAAAGAAATGCCCCAAAAGCCACAACCGACACCTGCGAAGTCTCAATCACTagacaaaagtaaattaaaagaCAGAATACAGTATACTGAAAAGTTAATCGCGGCTGAGATACGAAGTCTGACGGTGGATCGATCCTGTGTCAAACCTTCAAGCCATAAGAAAGGTTCATCGCAAAAATACTCTAACAAAGCTAAATCTGAAATTGATTTAGCCCACTTTGTTGGCGACAATGACTATGAGCATTTACCTCCACCACAACAATTTAGAGACGCTCCACCCCCACCAGATGAATTTAAG GATCCTCCAACTAAATCACCGAAGTTGAGTAGACAGAGCAGCAAATCGTCTACTCCTTCGAAGACGCCTCGGAAGCAGCAACAACAGACGTCTTCCCTTCAGTTAGATAACCCATTATACCATGTGTGCGAAG GTATAATGGAGAGGCGCAAGTTGAGGCCGCATCAGTCGGTCAATTCGGGCAGTGCGCCCTCTGGTGGTACGCTTAATAAAAGTCAGAGCACTGGGGAGCTGGCCAGCAGAAACGATACTG AACAAAGAGAAAGCAATCTCATCAGTATATTCGGCTTGGCGGAATCTGAAAGGTTATTCGTGAAATGCAGAGAAGAGTTCAGGCAAAGTGTCAAATATCCGGGAGCCATTTACTCTGACTTCCCGCCTGTTGAGAATTCGCTGCCCTACTTCCATATCAGTGACGAATATAGGATGTTTAATCCTGAAG GGCTCCACCTTATCATCTGCGTTCACGGCCTAGACGGCAACGCGGCCGATCTCCGCCTGGTGAAGACTTACCTGGAACTGGGTCTGCCTGGGGCAAGGCTAGACTTCCTCATGTCCGAGAGGAACCAGGGCGACACTTTCTCTGACTTCGACACCATGACGGATAG GCTCGTGCAAGAGATTCTTACCCACATTCAGAATTCGAGTGACCCAGCTCGGATAAGCTTCGTGGGCCACTCTCTGGGCACCATCATCATCCGCTCAGCCCTCGCGAGGCCACAGATGAAGCCCTACTTAGGGAAACTTCATACCTTCCTCTCGTTAAGTGGACCTCATCTTGGGACGCTGTATAACTCTAGCGGATTAGTTAATGCTG GCATGTGGTTCATGCAGAAATGGAAGAAGTCGGGTTCGTTACTGCAGCTGTCTCTCCGCGACGCGTCGGACCCTCGGCGTTCGTTCCTGTACCGTCTGAGCGAGAGGAGCCAACTGCACCAGTTCAAACATATCCTCCTATGTGGGTCCGGGCAGGACCGATATGTTCCTCTGCATTCAGCGAGGTTGGAGCTCTGTAAAGCTGCTGCTAAGGATACCTCCCTGTTGGGACAAGCTTACAGAGAAATG GTGCACAACATGGTATCACCGCTAGCGGCTCGTGCATCCTCAGTGTCGGTAGTGCGGTACGACGTGCAGCACGCGTTACCGCACACCGCCAGCGCGCTAGTGGGCCGCGCCGCGCACATCGCCGCGCTCGACTCCGATCTATTCATCGAGAAGTTTCTACTGGTTTCCGCGCTCAAATACTTCCGATAA
- the LOC110378394 gene encoding protein FAM135A isoform X2 encodes MTDLQATFEFSVELYKFYNVDLFQRGLYQVRVGLRVSPKVPVHIEASVSSGNGAARTGRPAANASLIGGLAASRAFQIMYRNEEVTLRDIVHFRAHLLVDSRSLKESLERAEWSLGVELWCSEGAQSSTLAPVSCRVLKLHFQPAQGLHYHLPVLFDYFHLSSVSITIHASLVALHQPYIKKSIMHYVQSCTPRSSKQWGKLMKSAGSNFNTSGSFENVLFGSTGKCAGGNSSKIAHARQVHAEVCGILLGSLEGLQSALAICGSPGILLTPEESSSNSVVGEVAQRIKDLSDFGKTFQKSECGEEEEWAMSAAHDIARLCAEVTLRWRAFLHHTSDRPHVHHALAARHHALRIKRFSECFFVLDNPRHSLAGCYDSNYQSYQSVGEVARRSRYLALLPPLPVHCIALDGDPHIMPIIFEDRYQDTAEFARRRSFLNSSASKSGSDPFLCSEPLGDDCACSVSSLMDSRRPSSEASRVTLTLPKTIMDVLEPQFNAPKSSSSVVQATLTLAPQKSARGSPKRALVKQNVVELPKAHNKQLELTGRNRYIVQNNQISEIQLPPNNAFASCPIQQGQQMSRYSASTLLDMNSAKSASNVSRLGKEQSEPGLEVFRQKHEITSGVSTLPARHSKSLDQLRVSQMTPLNTAQTLTKTVRNGSNASVNYPKPYLPPQQVKPTTLPRSVTTSAYPTNTTTRCSSKGDDYRRNISEFREKYKNPCIKNVGHGVNNEVFHNVGYNYDGGMKSNPNQVYGYTFGNQGNLQVNNVIRNPLEFQRGYSVNLPRPMLPPRNSYPPVSGKNQVTDQNNLVSNKHVHRSNSTHVFHQKNVENQQIDIEAARNQLRHELNYYLQKGDWSYDFNTGSLIQNYQKKSSKSSDDSGFVMTLDRSSDGTSKSTYSKTPPSTPHSTMPSVRHKKSRSKESKLNQSGKENTKMNSSRDSLSSHHSIKSRDSKSDRHTSKSERSTPKSDRATPRSGKSTPKSGGFTPKSGLATPKSGRATPKSGATTPKSGRSSGKPEKRTKHKPSEKMTQLMSEAASSSSNESIPFELRRLESSTSVPYSLDHGPELLRHCRSAASVLDEPNMNNTFGSESLPNLAPPPAFESPPLDIADKDFKILPPKNFLNKEEKRRRSTSTSSLSEQSGWVSSGRSSGPSSPDNASCQLNQNFAAGKPAAPKPTGTTNKNYEGPTDPRKTDGEPISDFKRTVLNGEQLRERLLKLAVKVAQNTSNEKIECCDKEVCEECTICSDSICTDSQCEYNKLMHSNGIDAGCNSDTCTASCFQQMAEVTAVKGNQRHNSFSAVQGKTYSSSSKSLNEGTVKKSQTISDNLHPYIRKEMPQKPQPTPAKSQSLDKSKLKDRIQYTEKLIAAEIRSLTVDRSCVKPSSHKKGSSQKYSNKAKSEIDLAHFVGDNDYEHLPPPQQFRDAPPPPDEFKLSRQSSKSSTPSKTPRKQQQQTSSLQLDNPLYHVCEGIMERRKLRPHQSVNSGSAPSGGTLNKSQSTGELASRNDTEQRESNLISIFGLAESERLFVKCREEFRQSVKYPGAIYSDFPPVENSLPYFHISDEYRMFNPEGLHLIICVHGLDGNAADLRLVKTYLELGLPGARLDFLMSERNQGDTFSDFDTMTDRLVQEILTHIQNSSDPARISFVGHSLGTIIIRSALARPQMKPYLGKLHTFLSLSGPHLGTLYNSSGLVNAGMWFMQKWKKSGSLLQLSLRDASDPRRSFLYRLSERSQLHQFKHILLCGSGQDRYVPLHSARLELCKAAAKDTSLLGQAYREMVHNMVSPLAARASSVSVVRYDVQHALPHTASALVGRAAHIAALDSDLFIEKFLLVSALKYFR; translated from the exons ACTATACCAAGTGCGCGTGGGCCTTCGCGTATCTCCGAAGGTCCCGGTACACATTGAAGCGTCAGTGTCAAGCGGCAATGGCGCCGCCCGCACCGGCCGACCAGCCGCCAACGCGTCGCTCATCGGTGGCCTGGCTGCGTCTCGAGCCTTCCAGATCATGTACCGCAATGAGGAGGTCACTCTACGGGACATCGTGCATTTTAGAGCTCATCTCTTAG TGGACAGTCGGAGTCTCAAGGAGTCGCTGGAGAGGGCAGAATGGAGTCTTGGAGTGGAGCTGTGGTGCAGCGAGGGTGCGCAGTCCAGCACCCTGGCTCCCGTGTCCTGTCGGGTGCTGAAGCTGCACTTCCAGCCTGCACAAGGCCTCCACTACCACCTGCCCGTTCTATTCGACTACTTCCACCTGTCATCAGTGTCCATCACCATCCATGCGAGCCTTGTTGCTTTACATCAGCCTTATAtcaa GAAAAGTATCATGCATTATGTGCAAAGCTG tactcCTCGCTCAAGTAAACAGTGGGGCAAATTGATGAAGAGTGCTGGATCCAACTTCAACACTTCTGGGAGCTTCGAGAATGTACTCTTTGGCTCCACCGGCAAGTGCGCCGGAGGCAACTCTAGCAAGATCGCGCATGCTCG GCAAGTCCACGCAGAAGTATGCGGGATCCTGCTAGGGTCTCTGGAAGGGCTACAAAGTGCTCTAGCTATATGTGGCTCTCCAGGCATCCTGCTTACTCCTGAGGAGTCATCGTCCAACTCCGTCGTTGGAGAAGTCGCGCAAAGAATAAAGGACCTTAGCGACTTTGGGAAG ACATTCCAGAAGTCAGAATGCGGCGAGGAGGAGGAGTGGGCGATGAGCGCGGCGCACGACATCGCGCGGCTGTGCGCCGAGGTGACGCTGCGCTGGCGCGCCTTCCTGCACCACACCTCCGACCGCCCGCACGTGCACCACGCGCTCGCCGCCAGGCATCATGCGCTAcg CATCAAGCGTTTCTCCGAATGCTTCTTCGTGCTGGACAACCCTCGGCACTCGCTGGCGGGGTGCTACGACAGCAACTACCAGTCGTACCAGAGCGTCGGCGAGGTGGCGCGAAGGTCTCGCTACTTGGCGCTGCTGCCGCCGCTGCCGGTACACTGCATCGCGTTGGATGGAGACCCGCATATCATGCCTATTATATTTGAAGACAG ataTCAAGACACAGCAGAATTTGCGCGACGGCGATCATTCCTGAATTCAAGTGCGAGTAAATCTGGAAGCG ATCCATTCCTCTGTTCGGAGCCTCTTGGAGACGACTGTGCTTGTAGTGTTAGTTCTCTCATGGACTCCAGAAGACCTTCATCCGAAGCATCCAGAGTTACTCTCACACTGCCCAAAACCATCATGGACGTTCTTGAACCGCAATTCAACGCACCTAAATCCAGTTCTAGTGTCGTGCAAGCAACTCTGACTTTGGCTCCCCAGAAATCAGCCCGCGGATCACCCAAACGAGCTTTAGTGAAACAAAATGTAGTTGAACTACCAAAAGCACATAACAAACAACTCGAGCTTACTGGAAGAAATAGGTACATTGTGCAAAACAATCAAATTAGCGAGATTCAACTCCCACCGAACAATGCATTCGCCTCATGCCCGATACAACAAGGACAGCAAATGTCTCGATACTCCGCATCAACTCTGCTTGATATGAATTCGGCAAAAAGTGCTTCAAACGTTTCGCGTCTAGGAAAAGAGCAATCAGAGCCAGGACTAGAAGTGTTTCGACAAAAACATGAGATCACTAGCGGAGTGAGTACTCTACCCGCTAGGCACAGCAAATCTCTAGATCAGTTGAGGGTATCGCAGATGACACCGCTCAACACTGCTCAAACATTGACAAAGACTGTGCGAAATGGTTCTAATGCTTCTGTCAACTACCCAAAACCATATCTACCGCCGCAACAAGTAAAGCCAACAACATTGCCTAGAAGCGTTACTACTAGTGCTTATCCAACGAATACAACGACTAGATGCAGTTCCAAAGGAGATGACTATAGAAGAAATATAAGTGAATTtagagaaaaatacaaaaatccttGTATTAAAAACGTTGGGCATGGAGTGAACAATGAAGTGTTCCATAATGTAGGATACAATTACGACGGTGGAATGAAATCTAATCCTAACCAAGTGTACGGCTATACTTTCGGTAATCAGGGTAATCTGCAAGTAAACAATGTTATTCGTAATCCGTTAGAATTTCAAAGAGGCTACAGTGTAAATTTACCCCGTCCTATGTTGCCTCCACGTAATTCTTACCCACCGGTTAGTGGTAAAAATCAAGTGACTGATCAAAATAACTTAGTTTCTAATAAGCACGTACATAGATCTAATTCTACGCATGTGTTTCATCAAAAAAATGTGGAAAATCAACAAATTGACATTGAAGCTGCACGTAATCAACTCAGGCATGAGCTGAATTATTATCTGCAAAAGGGTGACTGGAGTTACGATTTCAATACAGGAAGTTTAATCCAAAACTATCAAAAGAAATCGAGTAAAAGTAGTGACGACAGTGGATTTGTTATGACTTTAGATAGAAGCAGCGATGGAACATCAAAATCAACGTATTCAAAGACTCCTCCGTCTACCCCTCATTCAACAATGCCATCTGTGAGGCATAAGAAAAGCAGATCCAAAGAATCTAAACTAAATCAAAGTGGgaaagaaaatactaaaatGAACTCGAGTAGAGATTCATTGAGCAGTCATCATTCCATTAAATCACGAGATAGTAAATCAGACCGGCATACATCAAAGTCTGAACGTAGTACTCCAAAATCGGACCGCGCAACACCACGTTCTGGCAAGTCTACGCCCAAGTCCGGTGGATTTACTCCAAAGTCAGGTCTGGCTACACCTAAATCTGGTCGAGCGACTCCGAAATCCGGTGCGACAACGCCAAAAAGTGGTAGGTCGAGTGGCAAACCAGAGAAACGTACGAAACACAAACCATCAGAGAAGATGACTCAACTGATGTCAGAAGCTGCATCATCATCAAGCAACGAAAGTATACCTTTTGAGTTGAGAAGATTAGAGTCTTCTACGAGTGTTCCGTACAGTCTTGACCATGGTCCAGAATTGTTACGACACTGCAGAAGTGCTGCATCAGTCTTAGACGAACCTAACATGAACAATACATTTGGATCTGAATCTTTGCCTAATTTAGCTCCACCACCAGCTTTTGAGTCACCGCCTCTTGATATAGCGGACAAAGACTTCAAAATACTACCTCCTAAAAACTTCttgaataaagaagaaaaacgACGTAGAAGCACATCGACGTCTAGTCTGAGTGAACAAAGTGGCTGGGTATCTAGTGGACGCAGTTCGGGGCCCTCTTCTCCAGATAATGCAAGTTGTCAATTAAACCAGAATTTCGCCGCTGGAAAACCAGCTGCACCTAAACCTACTGgtacaacaaataaaaactacgaAGGACCAACCGATCCTCGTAAAACCGATGGTGAACCTATCAGTGACTTTAAACGAACAGTTCTTAATGGAGAGCAGTTACGAGAACGACTCTTAAAGTTAGCTGTCAAGGTAGCCCAGAATACTTCCAATGAGAAGATAGAATGCTGTGATAAGGAAGTGTGTGAAGAATGCACCATATGTAGTGACTCCATATGCACCGATAGCCAATGCGAATATAATAAACTAATGCACAGTAATGGTATAGACGCGGGATGCAACTCAGATACTTGTACGGCAAGCTGCTTCCAACAAATGGCTGAAGTTACTGCAGTGAAAGGAAATCAAAGGCATAATTCTTTCAGTGCTGTCCAAGGAAAGACGTATAGTTCATCTTCTAAAAGTCTAAATGAAGGCACGGTGAAAAAGTCACAAACAATTAGTGACAATCTACATCCTTACATAAGGAAAGAAATGCCCCAAAAGCCACAACCGACACCTGCGAAGTCTCAATCACTagacaaaagtaaattaaaagaCAGAATACAGTATACTGAAAAGTTAATCGCGGCTGAGATACGAAGTCTGACGGTGGATCGATCCTGTGTCAAACCTTCAAGCCATAAGAAAGGTTCATCGCAAAAATACTCTAACAAAGCTAAATCTGAAATTGATTTAGCCCACTTTGTTGGCGACAATGACTATGAGCATTTACCTCCACCACAACAATTTAGAGACGCTCCACCCCCACCAGATGAATTTAAG TTGAGTAGACAGAGCAGCAAATCGTCTACTCCTTCGAAGACGCCTCGGAAGCAGCAACAACAGACGTCTTCCCTTCAGTTAGATAACCCATTATACCATGTGTGCGAAG GTATAATGGAGAGGCGCAAGTTGAGGCCGCATCAGTCGGTCAATTCGGGCAGTGCGCCCTCTGGTGGTACGCTTAATAAAAGTCAGAGCACTGGGGAGCTGGCCAGCAGAAACGATACTG AACAAAGAGAAAGCAATCTCATCAGTATATTCGGCTTGGCGGAATCTGAAAGGTTATTCGTGAAATGCAGAGAAGAGTTCAGGCAAAGTGTCAAATATCCGGGAGCCATTTACTCTGACTTCCCGCCTGTTGAGAATTCGCTGCCCTACTTCCATATCAGTGACGAATATAGGATGTTTAATCCTGAAG GGCTCCACCTTATCATCTGCGTTCACGGCCTAGACGGCAACGCGGCCGATCTCCGCCTGGTGAAGACTTACCTGGAACTGGGTCTGCCTGGGGCAAGGCTAGACTTCCTCATGTCCGAGAGGAACCAGGGCGACACTTTCTCTGACTTCGACACCATGACGGATAG GCTCGTGCAAGAGATTCTTACCCACATTCAGAATTCGAGTGACCCAGCTCGGATAAGCTTCGTGGGCCACTCTCTGGGCACCATCATCATCCGCTCAGCCCTCGCGAGGCCACAGATGAAGCCCTACTTAGGGAAACTTCATACCTTCCTCTCGTTAAGTGGACCTCATCTTGGGACGCTGTATAACTCTAGCGGATTAGTTAATGCTG GCATGTGGTTCATGCAGAAATGGAAGAAGTCGGGTTCGTTACTGCAGCTGTCTCTCCGCGACGCGTCGGACCCTCGGCGTTCGTTCCTGTACCGTCTGAGCGAGAGGAGCCAACTGCACCAGTTCAAACATATCCTCCTATGTGGGTCCGGGCAGGACCGATATGTTCCTCTGCATTCAGCGAGGTTGGAGCTCTGTAAAGCTGCTGCTAAGGATACCTCCCTGTTGGGACAAGCTTACAGAGAAATG GTGCACAACATGGTATCACCGCTAGCGGCTCGTGCATCCTCAGTGTCGGTAGTGCGGTACGACGTGCAGCACGCGTTACCGCACACCGCCAGCGCGCTAGTGGGCCGCGCCGCGCACATCGCCGCGCTCGACTCCGATCTATTCATCGAGAAGTTTCTACTGGTTTCCGCGCTCAAATACTTCCGATAA